Proteins from one Arthrobacter sp. DNA4 genomic window:
- a CDS encoding bifunctional 2-methylcitrate synthase/citrate synthase, producing the protein MAENEIKKGLAGVVVDYTAVSKVNPDTNSLLYRGYPVQELAARCSFEEVAYLLWNGELPTKEQLAEFTARERAGRALDPVVKQVIDALPVTSHPMDVCRTAASVMGARHPLAEDSSREANMAKAVDLFAAMPAVVAYDQRRRHGQELVEPRDDLGYSANFLWMAFGEEQVPEVVEAFNVSMILYAEHSFNASTFTARVITSTLSDLHSAVTGAIGALKGPLHGGANEAVMHTFDEIGIRQEESLEEAAARAKAWMEDALAQKKKVMGFGHRVYKHGDSRVPTMKAALDKMIAHYGRPELLGLYNGLETAMDEAKAIKPNLDYPAGPTYHLMGFDTPTFTPLFVASRITGWTAHIMEQLDANSLIRPLSEYNGVEERHLP; encoded by the coding sequence ATGGCTGAAAATGAGATCAAAAAGGGCCTCGCCGGCGTCGTGGTGGACTACACCGCCGTCTCCAAGGTCAACCCTGACACCAACTCCCTGCTCTACCGCGGCTACCCCGTCCAGGAACTGGCCGCCCGGTGCAGCTTTGAGGAAGTGGCCTACCTGCTATGGAACGGCGAACTGCCCACCAAAGAGCAGCTGGCGGAGTTCACCGCGCGGGAACGCGCCGGACGCGCCCTTGACCCGGTGGTCAAGCAGGTCATTGATGCCTTGCCGGTGACCTCGCACCCGATGGATGTCTGCCGGACCGCGGCCTCGGTGATGGGTGCCCGGCACCCGTTGGCCGAGGACTCCTCGCGGGAGGCCAACATGGCCAAAGCCGTGGACCTGTTCGCCGCCATGCCGGCCGTCGTGGCCTACGACCAGCGCCGCCGCCACGGCCAGGAGCTCGTGGAGCCGCGCGATGACCTGGGCTATTCGGCGAACTTCCTGTGGATGGCCTTCGGGGAGGAACAGGTGCCCGAGGTGGTGGAGGCCTTCAACGTCTCGATGATCCTCTATGCCGAGCACTCCTTCAACGCGTCCACCTTCACGGCCCGGGTGATCACCTCGACGCTGTCTGACCTGCATTCGGCAGTGACCGGAGCGATTGGGGCACTCAAGGGTCCATTGCATGGCGGCGCGAACGAAGCCGTGATGCACACCTTCGACGAGATCGGCATCCGGCAGGAAGAGTCCCTCGAGGAAGCAGCGGCACGGGCGAAGGCCTGGATGGAGGACGCCCTGGCGCAGAAGAAGAAGGTCATGGGGTTCGGCCACCGCGTCTACAAGCACGGCGATTCCCGGGTTCCCACCATGAAGGCGGCCCTGGACAAGATGATCGCCCACTACGGCCGTCCCGAGCTGCTGGGACTCTACAACGGCCTGGAAACGGCGATGGACGAGGCGAAGGCCATCAAGCCGAACCTGGACTACCCTGCCGGGCCCACGTACCACCTGATGGGCTTCGATACGCCCACGTTCACGCCCCTGTTCGTGGCCAGCCGGATCACTGGTTGGACCGCGCACATCATGGAGCAGCTGGACGCCAACTCGCTGATCCGGCCCCTGAGCGAATACAACGGGGTGGAGGAACGGCACCTGCCCTAG
- a CDS encoding MmgE/PrpD family protein yields MVKEHHVRVYKSEENLPREDQLAYKIAQVAADPVAVSDEVTDMVINRVIDNASVAIASLNRAPIVAARAQALTHGPSTGGKGSKVFGIEERVAPEWAAWANGVAVRELDYHDTFLAADYSHPGDNIPPILAVAQHVGASGHALIRGIATGYEIQVNLVKAICLHKHKIDHVAHLGPSAAAGIGTLLGLDVETIFQSVGQALHTTTATRQSRKGEISTWKAHAPAFAGKMAIESADRAMRGQTSPVPIYEGEDGVIAWMLDGPDASYMVPLPTPGEAKRAILDTYTKEHSAEYQAQAWIDLARKLHREHPEVTDPANVESVLIKTSHHTHYVIGSGANDPQKYSPTASRETLDHSIPYIFTVALQDGAWHHVDSYAPARAARPDTVELWHKVTTVEDPEWTRRYHSLDIAEKAFGGSVEITLKDGTVITDQIAVADAHPLGARPFAREQYVNKFRTLAAGLVEEAEIERFLAAVERLPELAAGELDQLNITAAPGVIDLAAAPKGLF; encoded by the coding sequence ATGGTTAAGGAACACCACGTCCGCGTCTACAAGAGCGAAGAGAACCTGCCCCGCGAGGACCAGCTCGCCTACAAGATCGCCCAGGTCGCCGCCGATCCCGTGGCCGTCTCCGACGAAGTCACTGACATGGTCATCAACCGCGTCATCGACAACGCCTCGGTGGCCATTGCTTCCCTTAACCGCGCCCCGATCGTCGCAGCCCGGGCCCAGGCGCTCACCCATGGTCCCAGCACCGGCGGCAAGGGCTCCAAGGTCTTCGGCATCGAGGAACGGGTTGCACCGGAATGGGCTGCCTGGGCCAACGGCGTGGCTGTACGGGAACTCGACTACCACGACACGTTCCTCGCCGCCGACTACTCCCACCCCGGTGACAACATTCCCCCGATCCTCGCCGTGGCCCAGCACGTTGGGGCCAGCGGGCACGCCCTCATCCGCGGCATCGCCACCGGCTATGAGATCCAGGTCAACCTGGTCAAGGCCATCTGCCTGCACAAGCACAAGATCGACCACGTAGCCCACTTGGGTCCCTCGGCCGCCGCCGGCATCGGCACCCTGCTGGGCCTCGACGTCGAGACCATTTTCCAGTCGGTCGGGCAGGCACTGCACACCACCACCGCAACCCGGCAGTCCCGCAAGGGCGAGATCTCCACCTGGAAGGCCCATGCCCCGGCGTTTGCCGGCAAGATGGCCATCGAGTCCGCGGACCGGGCCATGCGCGGCCAGACTTCACCCGTGCCGATCTACGAAGGCGAAGACGGCGTCATCGCCTGGATGCTTGACGGTCCGGACGCGTCCTACATGGTCCCGCTCCCCACTCCGGGCGAAGCCAAGCGTGCCATCCTGGACACATACACCAAGGAACACTCCGCCGAATACCAGGCGCAGGCCTGGATCGACCTGGCCCGCAAGCTCCACCGGGAACACCCCGAGGTGACCGACCCGGCCAACGTCGAATCCGTGCTGATCAAGACCAGCCACCACACCCACTACGTGATCGGCTCCGGCGCCAACGACCCCCAAAAGTACAGCCCCACCGCCAGCCGGGAAACCCTGGACCACTCCATCCCCTACATCTTCACGGTCGCCCTGCAGGACGGCGCCTGGCACCACGTGGACTCCTACGCCCCGGCCCGCGCCGCACGCCCGGACACCGTGGAGCTGTGGCACAAGGTCACCACGGTGGAGGATCCGGAATGGACCCGCCGCTACCACTCCCTCGACATTGCCGAGAAAGCCTTCGGCGGCTCCGTGGAAATCACGCTCAAGGACGGCACCGTCATCACCGACCAGATCGCCGTCGCCGACGCCCACCCCCTCGGCGCCCGCCCGTTCGCCCGCGAGCAGTACGTCAACAAGTTCCGCACCCTCGCCGCGGGGCTGGTGGAGGAAGCCGAGATCGAAAGGTTCCTGGCCGCCGTCGAACGCCTCCCCGAGCTCGCCGCCGGTGAGCTGGACCAGCTCAACATCACCGCCGCCCCCGGCGTCATCGACCTGGCGGCGGCACCGAAGGGACTCTTCTGA
- a CDS encoding propionyl-CoA synthetase, with the protein MVTKSYRDSYQRSLEQPEDFWLEAAQKISWTSPPGRALDSSRAPLYSWFPDGALNTCYNALDRHVAEGRGGQDALIHDSAMLGTQQRYTYAELTDLVARFAGVLRRHGVGKGDRVVIYMPMIPEAAIAMLATARLGAVHSVVFGGFAPKELAARIRDAAPAAVVTASGGIEPARRIEYLPAVAEALGLAGAPGIPVVFKARDGFASAAGDHAGWLDWDSAMASADPVAPVAVQATDPLYILYTSGTTGAPKGVVRDNGGHAVALRWTLENIYGIGPGDVMWTASDVGWVVGHSYIVYGPLLAGATTVMYEGKPVGTPDAGAFWRVVQDHKVNVLFTAPTALRAIRKADPEASLLQNYDVSSLQTLFAAGERLDTDTFHWASRVLGVPVVDHWWQTETGWAICANPRGLEPLPIKAGSPSVPMPGFRLRILDGAGGEVEPGTEGNIVLELPLPPGTLTTLWGNDERFISSYLQAFEGCYATGDSGYRDEDGYLFVMGRTDDIINVAGHRLSTGAMEQVIGQHPAVAECAVIGLADPLKGQRPSGYVVLKSGVDIPEDVLAKDLVALVRRDIGAVADFKHVTVVDALPKTRSGKILRKTMRQIADGEEYTVPSTIEDPGVIDQLIGALRVGGAEAR; encoded by the coding sequence ATGGTCACCAAAAGCTACCGGGACAGCTACCAGCGCAGCCTCGAACAGCCCGAAGATTTTTGGCTGGAGGCAGCGCAGAAGATTTCCTGGACCTCTCCACCGGGGCGGGCCCTGGACTCCAGCCGGGCACCGCTTTACAGCTGGTTCCCCGACGGCGCCCTGAATACCTGCTATAACGCGCTGGACCGGCACGTCGCCGAGGGCCGCGGAGGGCAGGATGCCCTCATCCATGACTCCGCCATGCTGGGTACACAGCAGCGCTACACCTACGCGGAACTGACGGACCTCGTGGCCCGCTTTGCCGGCGTGCTGCGGCGCCACGGCGTTGGCAAGGGCGACCGCGTGGTGATCTACATGCCCATGATCCCGGAAGCCGCCATCGCCATGCTGGCCACTGCCCGGCTGGGTGCGGTCCACTCGGTGGTCTTTGGCGGCTTCGCGCCCAAGGAGCTCGCCGCGCGCATCCGCGATGCCGCCCCCGCCGCCGTGGTCACAGCCTCCGGCGGGATCGAGCCGGCCCGGCGCATCGAATACCTGCCGGCGGTCGCGGAGGCCCTCGGGCTGGCCGGCGCGCCCGGCATTCCCGTGGTGTTCAAGGCGCGCGACGGCTTCGCGTCGGCGGCCGGGGACCATGCTGGGTGGCTGGACTGGGATTCGGCCATGGCTTCGGCCGACCCCGTGGCCCCTGTCGCCGTGCAGGCCACGGACCCGCTGTATATCCTCTACACCTCCGGAACAACGGGCGCGCCCAAGGGCGTGGTGCGGGACAACGGAGGGCACGCCGTCGCCCTGCGCTGGACGCTGGAAAACATTTACGGCATCGGCCCCGGCGACGTGATGTGGACGGCGTCCGACGTTGGCTGGGTGGTGGGGCACTCATACATCGTTTATGGTCCGTTGCTGGCCGGAGCCACCACCGTGATGTACGAGGGCAAGCCGGTGGGCACTCCCGACGCCGGGGCGTTCTGGCGCGTGGTCCAGGACCATAAGGTCAACGTGCTGTTCACCGCTCCCACGGCACTGCGGGCCATCCGCAAGGCCGATCCGGAGGCATCGTTGCTGCAAAACTACGACGTCTCCAGCCTGCAGACGCTGTTCGCCGCCGGCGAGCGGCTGGACACGGACACGTTCCATTGGGCATCCCGGGTTTTGGGCGTGCCCGTGGTGGACCACTGGTGGCAGACCGAGACAGGTTGGGCCATTTGCGCCAATCCGCGTGGACTGGAGCCATTGCCCATCAAAGCCGGCTCCCCGAGCGTTCCGATGCCCGGGTTCCGGCTGCGGATCCTCGACGGCGCGGGCGGGGAAGTGGAGCCCGGCACCGAAGGCAACATCGTCCTGGAGCTGCCGTTACCGCCGGGCACCCTCACCACCCTGTGGGGAAACGATGAACGCTTCATCTCGTCCTACCTGCAAGCCTTCGAGGGGTGCTACGCAACGGGCGATTCGGGCTACCGCGACGAGGACGGGTACCTGTTCGTCATGGGCCGCACCGACGACATCATCAATGTTGCCGGACACCGGCTGTCCACCGGCGCCATGGAGCAGGTGATCGGCCAGCACCCGGCGGTTGCCGAGTGCGCCGTGATCGGCCTCGCCGACCCCCTCAAGGGCCAGCGCCCCAGCGGCTACGTGGTGCTCAAATCCGGCGTCGACATCCCCGAAGACGTCCTGGCCAAGGATCTTGTGGCACTGGTCCGGCGGGACATTGGTGCGGTTGCGGACTTCAAGCATGTGACGGTGGTGGACGCGCTGCCCAAGACCCGGTCGGGGAAGATCCTCCGCAAGACCATGCGCCAGATCGCAGACGGCGAGGAGTACACGGTGCCCTCCACCATTGAGGATCCCGGGGTCATTGACCAGCTGATCGGCGCCCTTCGGGTGGGCGGGGCAGAAGCGCGCTGA
- the prpB gene encoding methylisocitrate lyase, protein MLYSKTTPEQKRIRFRELLSSGTIQQFPGAFNPLSARLIEEKGFAGVYISGAVLANDLGLPDIGLTTLTEVATRAGQIARMTDLPSIVDADTGFGEPMNVARTVQELENAGLAGCHIEDQFNPKRCGHLDGKNVVDLDTATKRIRAAADARRDPNFLIMARTDIRATDGLEAAQQRAKALVEAGADAIFPEAMKDLGEFKAIRDAVDVPILANMTEFGKSALFTVDELAGVGVNMVIYPVTLLRSAMGAAERTLESIKSDGTQEAQVPSMLTRARLYDLVDYEAYNHFDTGVFNFRIPGS, encoded by the coding sequence ATGCTGTATTCGAAGACCACCCCGGAGCAGAAGCGGATCCGGTTCCGGGAGCTGCTGTCCTCCGGGACCATCCAGCAGTTCCCGGGCGCATTCAACCCGCTGTCCGCCCGGCTGATCGAGGAGAAGGGCTTCGCCGGCGTCTACATCTCCGGCGCCGTCCTGGCCAACGACCTGGGCCTGCCGGACATCGGCCTGACCACGCTGACCGAGGTGGCCACCCGGGCGGGGCAGATCGCCCGCATGACGGACCTGCCCTCGATCGTCGACGCCGACACCGGCTTCGGTGAACCGATGAACGTGGCCCGCACCGTGCAGGAGCTGGAGAACGCCGGCCTGGCCGGATGCCACATCGAAGACCAGTTCAACCCCAAGCGCTGCGGCCATCTGGACGGCAAGAACGTGGTGGACCTGGACACCGCCACCAAGCGGATCAGGGCCGCCGCCGACGCCCGCCGCGACCCAAACTTCCTCATCATGGCCCGCACCGACATCCGGGCCACCGATGGGCTGGAGGCGGCGCAGCAGCGAGCCAAAGCCCTGGTTGAAGCCGGCGCGGATGCAATCTTCCCCGAGGCCATGAAGGACCTGGGCGAGTTCAAGGCCATCCGGGACGCGGTGGACGTGCCGATCCTGGCCAACATGACCGAGTTCGGCAAGAGCGCACTCTTCACCGTGGATGAACTTGCGGGCGTGGGCGTCAACATGGTCATCTACCCGGTGACGCTGCTCCGTAGTGCCATGGGCGCTGCTGAGCGTACTCTGGAATCGATCAAATCCGACGGCACCCAGGAGGCACAGGTTCCAAGCATGCTGACCCGTGCCCGGCTTTACGACCTCGTTGACTATGAGGCCTACAACCACTTTGACACCGGGGTGTTCAATTTCCGGATCCCCGGAAGCTGA
- a CDS encoding response regulator translates to MSNIRVLVVEDEAIASAAHAAYVGRLEGFELAGTAPDGQSALRLLNEFVAAGEPVELVLLDMNLPDLHGLDIARRMRSAGILADIIAITAVRELAIVRSAVAIGVVQYLIKPFTFATFSDKLENYRQFRQQLAGSHGGPGKGGASQSEVDQAFASLRAPSELPLPKGLSTSTLGSVQEFLRRQPEAVSATEVMDALGMSRVTARRYLEYLADAGTVSRTARYGTPGRPENEYRWNAR, encoded by the coding sequence GTGAGCAACATCCGGGTCCTCGTCGTCGAAGACGAGGCCATCGCTTCCGCGGCCCATGCCGCGTACGTGGGGCGGCTGGAAGGGTTTGAGCTCGCGGGGACTGCACCCGATGGCCAGTCCGCCCTGCGGCTCCTCAATGAATTCGTGGCTGCGGGAGAGCCGGTGGAACTGGTCCTGCTGGATATGAACCTGCCCGACCTGCATGGCCTGGACATCGCCCGGCGCATGCGCTCCGCCGGGATCCTCGCGGACATCATCGCCATCACCGCCGTGCGCGAGCTGGCAATCGTCCGCAGCGCCGTCGCCATCGGCGTGGTCCAGTACCTGATCAAGCCCTTCACGTTCGCTACGTTCTCGGACAAGCTGGAAAACTACCGCCAGTTCCGGCAGCAGCTGGCGGGTTCCCACGGCGGTCCGGGCAAGGGGGGTGCCTCACAAAGCGAGGTGGACCAGGCTTTTGCGAGCCTCCGTGCGCCGTCCGAACTTCCGCTTCCCAAGGGCCTGTCCACCTCGACGCTCGGCTCGGTCCAGGAGTTCCTGCGCCGGCAGCCCGAGGCAGTGTCCGCCACCGAGGTCATGGATGCCCTGGGCATGTCCCGGGTAACTGCGCGGCGCTATCTGGAATACCTTGCCGACGCCGGCACCGTTTCCCGGACCGCCCGCTACGGCACCCCGGGGAGGCCGGAGAACGAGTACCGCTGGAACGCGCGCTGA
- a CDS encoding 8-oxo-dGTP diphosphatase, with protein sequence MESSQVTLCFLLRDGDNGDEVLLGLKQTGFGKGKIVGVGGHVEPGETDAEAVIREVLEETGVVLQVEDLADAGSVHFLFPARPEWNMKTTLFTARTWEGEPEPSDEILPEWFRVDTLPVDRMWQDADHWLPVVLEGRRVNVVVTMHTDNETVASSHSLLG encoded by the coding sequence ATGGAATCCTCCCAGGTCACCCTCTGTTTCCTGCTCCGTGACGGGGACAACGGGGACGAAGTCCTCCTGGGACTCAAGCAGACCGGGTTCGGCAAAGGCAAAATCGTTGGCGTCGGCGGCCATGTGGAACCGGGAGAGACCGACGCGGAGGCCGTGATCAGGGAAGTCCTTGAGGAGACCGGGGTGGTGCTGCAGGTGGAGGACCTGGCAGATGCCGGATCGGTCCACTTCCTTTTTCCCGCCCGCCCGGAATGGAACATGAAGACCACGCTGTTCACCGCCCGTACCTGGGAGGGCGAACCGGAACCCAGCGACGAAATCCTGCCCGAGTGGTTCCGGGTGGACACCCTGCCGGTGGACCGCATGTGGCAGGACGCGGACCACTGGCTGCCCGTGGTGCTGGAGGGCCGCAGGGTGAACGTGGTGGTCACCATGCACACCGACAACGAGACCGTCGCGTCATCCCATAGCCTCCTGGGCTGA
- a CDS encoding cation:dicarboxylate symporter family transporter, whose translation MASQRGESLETATPRRKGLDKSHYLYIAVIAAVVLGAVVGLLFPEVGKSLKPLGDGFVKLIKMMIAPVIFCTIVLGIGSIAKAATVGKVGGLALGYFIIMSTFALAIGLVVGNIIHPGEGLKLTPYDPNKKAATDSTVDFLMGIIPGDIPVLPTLLAAILVGFALQKMGTQGTPILKAIGHAQGLVFRILIMIMWLAPIGAFGAIAAVVGATGVQAIVSMFTLMIAFYITCALFIVVILGGLLQVVAGVNIFKLMKYLAREYLIIFSTSSSEAALPRLIAKMEHLGVSKPVVGVTVPTGYSFNLDGTAIYLTMASLFVANAMGTPLDLGAQISLLVFMIIASKGAAGVTGAGLATLAAGLQAHRPELLGGVGMIVGIDRFMSEARALTNFTGNAVATVLVGTWVKEIDGGQVARVLSGEVPFDEQTMIAGHGEMAPKEEGAREAAKA comes from the coding sequence ATGGCTTCTCAACGAGGAGAGTCGCTCGAGACCGCGACGCCGCGGCGCAAGGGACTGGACAAGTCCCACTACCTTTACATTGCCGTTATCGCCGCCGTCGTCCTCGGCGCGGTGGTTGGCCTGCTCTTCCCGGAGGTGGGCAAGTCCCTCAAGCCCCTGGGAGACGGGTTCGTCAAGCTCATCAAGATGATGATCGCACCGGTCATCTTCTGCACCATCGTCCTGGGCATTGGATCCATCGCCAAGGCAGCCACCGTCGGCAAGGTGGGCGGCCTCGCGCTGGGCTACTTCATCATCATGTCCACCTTCGCGCTGGCCATCGGCCTGGTAGTGGGCAACATCATCCACCCCGGCGAAGGCCTGAAGCTGACGCCCTACGACCCCAACAAGAAGGCCGCCACTGACAGCACCGTGGACTTCCTGATGGGCATCATCCCGGGTGACATCCCTGTCCTGCCCACCCTGCTGGCCGCCATCCTGGTGGGCTTCGCCCTGCAGAAGATGGGCACGCAGGGGACCCCCATCCTCAAGGCCATCGGCCACGCCCAGGGCCTCGTCTTCCGCATCCTCATCATGATCATGTGGCTCGCTCCGATTGGTGCCTTCGGCGCCATCGCCGCCGTCGTCGGTGCAACCGGCGTCCAGGCCATCGTGAGCATGTTCACCCTGATGATCGCCTTCTACATCACCTGCGCACTGTTCATCGTGGTCATCCTGGGCGGCCTCCTCCAGGTCGTTGCCGGCGTGAACATCTTCAAGCTGATGAAGTACCTGGCCCGCGAGTACCTCATCATCTTCTCCACCTCCTCCTCGGAAGCGGCACTGCCCCGCCTGATCGCCAAGATGGAACACCTCGGCGTTTCCAAGCCGGTTGTGGGCGTCACCGTTCCCACGGGCTACTCCTTCAACCTGGACGGAACGGCCATCTACCTGACCATGGCGTCCCTCTTCGTGGCCAACGCCATGGGGACCCCGCTTGACCTCGGCGCCCAGATCTCCCTGCTGGTCTTCATGATCATCGCCTCCAAGGGTGCCGCCGGCGTGACCGGCGCCGGCCTGGCAACCCTCGCAGCAGGCCTGCAGGCACACCGTCCCGAGCTGCTGGGCGGCGTGGGCATGATTGTGGGAATCGACCGGTTCATGTCCGAGGCCCGCGCCCTGACCAACTTCACTGGCAACGCCGTGGCCACGGTCCTGGTGGGCACCTGGGTCAAGGAGATCGACGGCGGCCAGGTTGCCCGCGTCCTCTCCGGCGAAG
- a CDS encoding sensor histidine kinase: MIHRWSIARRLFLANLLIVVSFIAIVGTAAYVDARDRTYDEAGRRMEGVAASIAANPLVLQAAATPDPSALLQPYAKDVTSAAHIDFITIMAPDRTRWTHPRDEELGRPYIGSIDAALQGRAFTEVTAGTLGPSVRTIVPVKDAQGTVKALVAAGVTVRSVDVAFTGRLPVLLAVGIALLVGGSLASWLLGRYLRRVTRGWGPEQLAQLFTYYESVLHSVREGLILIDAKKRVVMYNDQAAELLGLAETGSNDPTRPPSLADLPLDSELRSLFDSGRTTKDEMVLTGSRVLVVNQGPARGPESPGSRGKVPVYGTVATLRDRTEIEALGNELQTMRTLSDALRAQTHEHANRLHTMVSLLELGRTGEALDFATQDLAMSQQLTDDMVSSIDEPVVGALVMGKVAEAHERGVQLDVSTLGSGAAPGVAVQDLVTILGNLLDNAIDAAADAPPPRRVVLTLEADEEGLDMAVNDSGAAIDPADSEKIFRHGFSTKPAGMGGRGIGLALVRQAVQRLGGTLAINGRRGAKFEVFLPAALSADKEHRQ; this comes from the coding sequence ATGATCCACCGCTGGAGTATCGCCCGCCGGCTCTTCCTGGCGAACCTGCTGATCGTCGTATCCTTCATCGCCATTGTGGGGACTGCGGCCTACGTGGACGCCCGGGACCGTACGTATGACGAAGCGGGGCGCCGCATGGAAGGAGTGGCTGCCTCCATCGCCGCCAATCCCCTGGTGCTCCAGGCCGCTGCCACGCCGGACCCGTCCGCCCTGCTGCAGCCTTACGCCAAGGACGTCACCAGCGCTGCCCACATCGATTTCATCACCATCATGGCTCCTGACCGGACCCGTTGGACGCATCCGCGGGACGAGGAACTGGGCCGCCCGTACATCGGCTCCATCGACGCTGCATTGCAGGGCCGGGCCTTCACCGAAGTCACCGCCGGCACCCTGGGCCCCTCGGTCCGGACCATCGTTCCTGTCAAGGACGCCCAAGGGACCGTGAAGGCGCTGGTGGCGGCGGGTGTAACCGTCCGCAGCGTGGACGTGGCCTTCACCGGCCGCCTGCCGGTCCTGCTCGCCGTCGGCATCGCCCTGCTGGTGGGCGGATCCCTTGCGTCGTGGCTGCTTGGCAGGTATCTGCGACGGGTGACGCGCGGCTGGGGGCCCGAACAGCTGGCGCAGTTGTTCACTTACTACGAATCAGTCCTGCACTCGGTGCGCGAAGGGCTGATCCTCATCGATGCCAAAAAGCGCGTGGTGATGTACAACGACCAGGCTGCCGAGCTGCTGGGCCTGGCCGAAACAGGCAGCAACGATCCCACGCGGCCCCCATCCCTGGCAGACCTCCCCCTGGACAGCGAGCTGCGCAGCCTGTTCGATTCGGGACGCACCACCAAGGACGAGATGGTGCTGACCGGCTCCCGCGTGCTGGTGGTCAACCAGGGGCCGGCCCGGGGCCCCGAGTCCCCCGGGTCGCGAGGGAAGGTCCCCGTGTACGGAACAGTGGCCACGCTCAGGGACCGGACGGAAATCGAGGCACTGGGCAACGAATTGCAGACCATGCGGACCCTTTCGGACGCGCTGCGGGCCCAGACCCACGAACACGCCAACCGGCTCCACACCATGGTCTCGCTCCTGGAGCTTGGCCGGACAGGCGAAGCCCTCGATTTCGCCACCCAGGACCTGGCCATGAGCCAGCAACTGACGGACGACATGGTGAGCTCGATTGATGAACCGGTGGTGGGCGCGCTGGTCATGGGCAAGGTGGCCGAGGCCCACGAGCGCGGCGTCCAACTGGATGTTTCCACCCTCGGATCCGGCGCCGCACCCGGGGTGGCCGTCCAGGACTTGGTGACTATCCTGGGCAACCTGCTGGACAACGCGATTGATGCTGCTGCCGACGCACCCCCTCCGCGGCGGGTGGTGCTGACGCTGGAGGCGGACGAGGAAGGACTGGACATGGCCGTCAACGATTCCGGGGCGGCCATCGACCCTGCGGACTCGGAAAAGATCTTCCGGCATGGATTCAGCACCAAGCCCGCGGGGATGGGGGGCCGGGGCATTGGACTGGCGCTGGTCCGGCAGGCTGTGCAGCGTTTGGGCGGTACGCTGGCCATTAACGGCCGGCGCGGCGCCAAGTTCGAAGTATTCCTGCCTGCGGCGTTGTCCGCGGATAAGGAGCACAGACAGTGA
- a CDS encoding GntR family transcriptional regulator produces the protein MRASDKAYAALRDDIIEWRLAPGTVLAEVEQSERLGVSRTPLREALGRLTAEGLTTAGGRGVVVTDISLEDIDELFELRETLEGKAAALAARRGDAATFEHLQRELLNAPALISGGDPALHDYYELVGRLDTAIDAAISNSYLAQAMRSLRVHLVRIRRLAADDARRLTAAAAEHAAIAEAIAAGNPKLAEAATIVHLHRSLSHVKAIHASHPKEHHG, from the coding sequence ATGCGCGCCAGCGACAAGGCCTACGCGGCCCTGCGGGACGACATCATCGAATGGCGCCTCGCTCCCGGTACCGTCCTGGCCGAGGTGGAACAGTCCGAACGCCTTGGTGTGTCGCGCACGCCCCTCCGCGAAGCACTTGGCCGCCTGACGGCGGAAGGGCTGACGACGGCGGGCGGCCGCGGCGTCGTGGTCACCGACATCTCCCTCGAGGACATCGACGAACTGTTCGAACTGCGCGAAACCCTTGAGGGCAAGGCCGCCGCCCTGGCCGCCCGGCGCGGTGACGCTGCCACGTTCGAGCACCTGCAGCGCGAACTGCTCAATGCCCCCGCGCTGATCAGCGGCGGGGACCCCGCCCTGCATGACTATTACGAACTGGTGGGCAGGCTGGACACAGCCATCGACGCCGCCATCTCCAACTCCTACCTGGCCCAGGCCATGCGAAGCCTGCGCGTGCACCTGGTCCGGATCCGACGGCTCGCAGCGGACGACGCCCGCCGCCTCACCGCCGCAGCAGCCGAACACGCCGCCATCGCCGAGGCCATCGCGGCAGGCAACCCGAAGCTCGCCGAGGCGGCGACGATCGTCCACCTGCACCGAAGCCTCTCCCACGTCAAAGCAATCCACGCATCCCATCCGAAGGAGCACCATGGTTAA